Within Flagellimonas maritima, the genomic segment GTACAAATTTTTTCATGATATTATTGTGTTTTTGAATAGATTTTAGGTTGAATCCGAATCAACTTACCATCGTCTTCGTCGGTAAGCATATAGAGTTTACCATCAGGACCTTGCATCACTTTTCTTGAGCGGACCCTATCATGGATAAAAAGTTCTTCGGCACTCTCTATAGTTTCATTTTCAATACGGAAGCGCCATAAGCTTCCTCTGGACAATCCGGGAACGATCAAATTGTTTTTCCATTCGGAAAATTCATTACCAGTATAAAAAGTGAGCCCTGTTGGAGCTACGGTATGTGACCAAAACCAAGCGGGAGGCGTGAAGGCAACACCTTCAATAGTAGGAGGTTTATAATCTTTACTTCGGAGTTTTCCCGAAGTAACATTGGGCCAACCATAATTAGCGCCAGCTTCCAAAATGTTGATTTCATCACCCTGAATGGTGCCATGCTCACTAAACCATATCTTGCCTGTCCTAGGTTCAACAGTTATTCCCTGTGCTGCACGAATTCCCATGGCGTACAATCCAAGGACAGCATCTGGTCCAAAATCGGGATTATCCTTTGGAATGCTTCCGTTTGGGTTTATCCTGTAAATCTTGCCTCTTTTATCGGTTACATTTTGGGCTATGGGAATTTCTGGCTCGTCCCGTTCCCAAAAAAGCCGTTCCCCGATTGTTACGTATAGTTTTTTATCTGTTCCGAAGGTCATTCCGCCACCATAATGGTAGTATTCTCTAGTAAATGGAGCAGCTTCAATCAAGGTCTGATGATTGGTCAAAGCATCATTTTTCAATTGGGCCCGTATCACTTTCGTGGTTGTTCCAAAAGCTT encodes:
- a CDS encoding PQQ-dependent sugar dehydrogenase encodes the protein MKTYTLISILILATFGCKERTIADEKNYPTIPVKEVVLDSLNHPWSIAFISNVEALISEKDGDLLRVNLESKEKQIIKGFPTDLTDSIRAIHFGDNSGIFDVLVDPDFKNNQWVYVSYTAKKAFGTTTKVIRAQLKNDALTNHQTLIEAAPFTREYYHYGGGMTFGTDKKLYVTIGERLFWERDEPEIPIAQNVTDKRGKIYRINPNGSIPKDNPDFGPDAVLGLYAMGIRAAQGITVEPRTGKIWFSEHGTIQGDEINILEAGANYGWPNVTSGKLRSKDYKPPTIEGVAFTPPAWFWSHTVAPTGLTFYTGNEFSEWKNNLIVPGLSRGSLWRFRIENETIESAEELFIHDRVRSRKVMQGPDGKLYMLTDEDDGKLIRIQPKIYSKTQ